The DNA sequence GTTATGTCTTAAGTTAACTTTTGAGTAACTGTTGGGGAAAAcatctgggcccgtattcacgAACCATTTTATCttaccactaagagttctcctaaatagcagtaaaagtttttagcaaagagttttctcttaaaacctattcacaaagctgctgagacaaacttttactaaggaatagagagaagtcttaaGCTCAGAGTAAGAATGGGGTTGACCTCGTTGCTATGgattaggggtgtgcagcggagccattatttgtatctgtttcTGTATCTGTGACAATATCAAAattatctgtatctgtatctgtattcggatagatccggaagtgggcgtggcttaaacaggaagttcgtcaaattacatgaaaatgccattttaaatgcaaatctgttatATTCGTAGTTTTCATTTGACAAATATGCCTggtataactaaagaaagtattattttttattaaaattataactgtaaatatcttcaatttaaaatatattctatttaaaattttccagtgaaactttctgtacaaatttgacaagagacaagcatccataatcttaaataagagcactagtagaaaaaaaagaaatagaaatggaaagaaagtgttcagtagcctatcatagcagaatgacaataaagctggCTTGAACTTTGAGTAACTTAGATCATGTGTTGTgggagtctgtgatcatttacgagttttttttttttatcaacagagtGCAACAAATAatttggaccctccaaaagccttgatcaaacatcgcttttcttcgtcttgtataattaaatgtaatgtcatTCACAAAAAGGGCaaatgtaatgcgtttttacactcattcactttacacatccaggcccatagccagctatgaggtccagacctccgtaaatgtttcatgttcaaaaataacatttgaaaaccttatgaaaaattatttaaaatcatgtcgctgaataaattcatgtggctgaCTCGCAGCAGCTGCGAACGCAGGAGGGGCTTGGCGCAAGTGCAGCCTCCACTCTGCTCCATGTTGCCAGATCTAGTTATTTTAAGCTTtcgctggacttgttttaatacttaaccCTTATAAGGcctttggggtcagtatgacccCAATCGACTTTTCTTTAGTTAATAAAtatgtttcccttcatctcaatggaataagattttgttacttttcaaaaatttgtatctgtattcacataaaaaaaagggcttgattcggttgttctgaaggtatgtaattttttaaataaattaataaatccagcataagtctgaaaattttcacacagaaatgaaggcctggtactagatcacaaatgcaatgtagaaaagacatgctcactcacacgcacacgcacacgcgcacacacacacacaaaaacacacgtgtgactgcaacaaagagcattttttatagaatttggcaaataaaatcaataaattctgcataaatctgaaaatgtccacacaaaaaaattaaagcctgatactagagcacaaatgcaatgtggaacgagcatactcacttacatacgcacacacacacacacctaacacacacactctctcttacacacatacccagcattcatatctgcttattgcagttgttgtttttagtttagtttatttttttatttatttatttttttatttacatttctgcaaatttatgtggcattattgcaaaacgggctcttcaaaatacatcaaaccacaaaaactaattctaaactttggcaaaaatactgtttttaatgtattttataatgtttcgatatatacttacaaaatatatatcagaaaagttgtgagaggagcagttgaccactttcagaaaaatgaatggctctctatgggcctctgctggatatatatggtcattacactattctttcaaaactgtgatttctacaagttttctctaaccaccagatggcagaattgtacacctaacacctacatcaatatccagaaacagtttaaattaaatttagatcatcatttaagagatttattcataataatttaatatttctcatgcaagctaatggtgtagttgaggatttttgtggtaaacaggtacaaaagtacttcatatctcccaaaacacagcattaatgtatagatgagaagtaaacaaaaaaaaatgatatattatttgtatatcattaaaatgtattttttttttttacaattacacTAAAGGTCTTTAGTGTAAACAGGAAATGGGATGCTTATGAGGGTTAATGTAACagcgttaataaagtaattagggcattaataaagtgggagGATGAAGGTGGAGGTTAGAGATTATGTTtcctatttgcaaaatacaagatttaaacttattgtGGTGCATTTGTCAGGAGAttagttgtgtttgttttttgtagcaatatctggcaacactgcttcgccggcgctgacaggcagcaatcaaaaaaggagCGCGCGGATAGTTTTAATttgctgaggagaccacattcgttagacaaacgcaatgatcaccatgatattatctgtacgaaactgtgtcaaacgctatcaaagcaattattattgcacaaatcttaacaaccgcagacctcactaatgtagtgctgttccagcaaacgattgtctgccgaatatttttgttattcggataaatccgttattcattttgaagccattatccgtgcctttccgaataaggtgttcgcttcgggcacatccctactatggatgatgtcagcatgcttattaactatgcacacagtgattggTTGATAGTCTCggtcagagatttattcatagaaatattgtagagcACGATATTATGTTGCCATATCcaaataaaggtttaaaaataatgttaattgccacattcaAATAGAGATTTTAACATGCAGGCTAAGTGtcactaattaaacaaatatatgttttataattgtCAGTCTCTTACACGTATGCTTCTTGTAGCGGATGCATATAAACCGCCTTTTAATTAACGGAGTAGAATAGCAAGACATGCAAAcgtaaaagaaaaccaaactggaaGCAAGAACATCTGTTACTTCTTTCCCAACTGGTTAATGAAAAGGatataatcaaaggaaaatttGGAGTTGGGATAACCTCCAAACCTTAAAGGTGATACCATTTTAAAGGCTCATTATcgtcaaatgtttctaaaatgtttatattctgAGGCAAATTGCGGcaacagccattttaggatagTTGTGAGTTGGTCTTAGGAGTCCTCTTCACTACTCCTAacgtttcacagatttaggacctagttttagtgctaaaacgctttgtgaaatactcttagagcaaaaatttaggagtcctaaatttaggactgacAGTTACGGGGCGAACGAGACATGAGACAtgcagatccatttgcaagctttatGTGTCTAAAtggattcagctgtgtatgtgcaatcagtgcaatggatcatgggaactgtagtccggagtgacgtaaaagtctgtgtggtgtgagagtaaATGTAAAGAGAAGACGACATCTGGTGGTGAGCAaacggaagtgcatggacaggattTGTGACAGACACGCCcactatttttaagattttctcctaaatctGCGAGTTAgagctacttttagccttaagatgttttgtgaatacgggccctgattGTGTAACACTATATTAGATCCATGCAGTACAGTAGGTCTTATTATATAGGTCTTCTGTCTCAATGATAATCTAACAAAAAGATCGCTGCTCTTGATTGAActgcttttgtagttttaataagCAGATTATTTGTAATGACCACACTgaagtgatttttacattttattatttggttttcttaatttaatatttttgtttagatgtaaaaGACTCTAAagttagagagttggactcgtaatccaaagtttgcgggttcgagtctcgggccggcaggaattgtaggttgggggagtgaatgtacagcgctctctccatcctcaataccacgactgaggtgcccttgagcaaggcaccgaacccccaactgctccccgggcgctgcagcataaatggctgcccactgctctgggtgtgtgttcacggtgtgtgtgtgttcacggtgtgtgtgtgcactttggatgggttaattgcagagcacaaaCTCCGAgcatgggtcaccatacttggccgtatgtcacgtcaattttaaagtgaaaaagtaATGCACTAGGTTATTTGTTTCTTCCTTATATTTGTtctattgttgttttttgcatctgttcttatttttaataacaaagataaaataaaacaatgtctatattgtgattattgatatatttattaatattaaggaAGGAAGTGGAGGAAACAATGCAACATTgcttggtgattttgctttggaaccttcagaaaactttaacttgatttttctcagaaatcaagcatagcgttagttctggcaggtcacgttagtcacgctcgcatcagctgactctcagctgatccccatctacctataggaatacgacacctatctaagcatccatatataaggtccgtcagtattatcagcagttttcgcattgctcaatagctaattaccctcctccatccccaactcctcctctgtCAGTCAGGTTTCAGCCTTCTGATTCTCATTTGAATCAGAATAATTCTAAAACGTGTACATAAATTACTGAACTTTAAGGATATCTGCAATACATttgttggttctgttctgtttaccctgggGAGTTAtcgctgctctccctgctctcatccatgctaggctgcatggatgcaCAGGGagccaatccaaactgtatgctaattgtcaatcatctttgacaacagtggtcctgacagaagtTACTTTGCTGACTTTGTCGACTTTATACAGGTGTAGCTCAGTCATTTTCATCAGATTCcaacaaataatatatcattttgaaaaactaaaaatgtttaaaaaactaCTCATTGTGACTAATTTTTTCACACACAGGTCACATACTGTTACTGTGAACAGAACTGATGTAAAAAGATTGGAATTGCTATTGGAGAAGCAATATGAGAATGATTTCAATGGGAACATGTTTGAAGACAAAGAAAAAATGTCTAGAGAAGATGTTAAATTCATGGAGATTATGAAAGAGTCTGTAAACCTCAAAGAAGGACGCTACAGTTTGAAACTGCCATTCAAAAGCAAGGATGTTACTATGCCTAACAATCTCTCCATTGCCAAGCAGCGCCTCCTTGGAATAAGGAAAAAATTCAAAAGGAACAAGAAATTCCAGCAGGAATACAGACTTCATCAATAATATGGTTAACCAGGGATATGCTGAAAAGTGCCAAAGCTTGAGCGACATGATATTAAGGTTTGGTACGTTCCGCATCATGGAGTGTACCACCCCGTAAAGGCAAGTTGCGGGTTGTTTTTGACTGTGGAGCAGAATTCAAGGAACTTCTTTATACTATCAGTTGTTGCAAGGCCCTAACCTCACTAGCTCAGTGATTGGAGTTCTTTTAAGGTTTAGGCAGGAACCAGTTGCCTTCATGACTGATGTTCGGGCAATGTTTTATCAAGTTAGAGTGACTGATGAGGATAAAGACTTCCTTGGTTTCCTGTGGCGGCCTGATGGTGACGTAACACCAGATATCATTGAACTTTGAATGACTGTTCATTTAGTTTCATCACCCAGCTGTGCATGCTTTGCTCCAAGGAAGACTGCAGAAGATAATCAACACAGTATTGATTTAGAGGTAATTTGCCACTGTCTACAAGAATTTCTATATGGATGATTGTCTAAAGAGCCAACCATCAGAGGAGGAAGCAATCCAGATGGCCAAAGATCTGGCTGCTCTCTGTCACAAAGGTGGTTTCCATCTGACACAATGGATCAGCAACAGCCATGAGGCTTTGCAATCCATTCCAGCGCAAGACcgatccaaaaatataattgagCTTAATTTGGACCGAGATCACCTGCCGGTAAAAAGGGCTCTAGGACACAGTGGTGTGTGCAGACAGACACATTCAACTTCAAGACTGTCTGCAAAGAGCGAATGCACAGTAGACGTGGATTTTTTCAGTGATCAGCTCAATCTATGATCCTTTGGGATACCTGACACCACTGATACTTCCAGTCAGGCTTATTCTACAGGAGTTCTGCAGGACAAATTATAGCTGGGATGATGAGATTACACCAGTTCAAGACCAACAGTGGATCAAACGGGTTACCAATCTGGATCATCTGAGTGCCTTTGCAGTTGATAGATGTTTGAAGCCACATGGCTTTGGACAACCTGTTCAAAGTCAACTACACCACTTTTGAGATGCCAGTGAAAAGGGATATGGCTCTGTGATTTATCTTAGATTACAGAATAGTCATATCACCACTCATGTCTCCTTTCTTCTTGGTAATTCTAGAGTGACACCTCGTAAACCAGTCACCATTCCTCGACTAGAGCTAACTGCCACTGTTTTAGCTGTTCGCATTGATAAAATGCTTAcgttttttttcatgtttttggaCTGATAGCACAACTTCAGATGACCTCTTGGCAGCAGAAAAAGCCATCATTCAATTCTGTCAACGAGAGATATTCAGCATGGAAATGGCTTCATTAGAATCTgggaaatgtaaaaatcagaAGGGATGGTACTATTTATAAGCTAAACCCCATTCTTGAAGATGGACTGTTGAGAGTTGGTGGTCGGCTATGCAAGATCGCAATGCCGGAAGACGTAAAGCATCCTGTAATTCTCCAAAGATCAGCATATTTCAAAGCTTATCCTTAAGCACATCCATAAACAGATTGGTCATGGTGGAAGGAACCATATTCTTTCTAAATTAAGAAGAAAGTACTGGATCACCCACGACAATGCAGCTGCCAGGAGAATCCTTTCGAGTTGTGTCTTTTGCAGGCGACAGAAAGCAAAATTAGGTGAGCAACTGATGGCTGACTTACCTGAAGAAAGGTTGACGGTAGATCTACCTCCATTTACCAATATAGGAGGATTACTTGGTCCGATTGAAGTAAAAGAGGCCGCTCTCGTGAAACGTTATGGTGTCATTTTTAGGCAGTAGAGCAGTCCATTTGGAGGTTGCTTATTCTCTAGACACTGACTTCTGCATTAATGCATTGCACAGGTTCATATGTAGAAGAGGACAAGTGTCACATTTAAGATCTGACAATGGAACAAATTGTATTTGACACAAAAGGAGAATTGAGAAAGGGCCGTTGCAGACTTGAATCAAAACATGATGCAGAAAACCTTGGCACACAAAGGCATCAAGTGGAGTTTTAATCCAGCCGCGGTTTCACACGATGGAGGTACATGGGAACGCATCATAAGAATGGCAAGAAAAGTATTGTCTTCAGTTCAATGTCAGCAAACACTGGATGATGAGGGATTGCACACCTTTCTGTGTGAAATAGAGGCTATCCTAAATGATCGACCCCTTACCAAAGTGTCTGATGATCCAAACGATTTAGAGCCACTCACTCCCAACCATCTTCTTACAATGAGAAAAACACCAATCCTGCCTCCTGGGCTGTTTGATGAAAAGGACCAGTATGCAAGAAGAAGATGGAGGCAGGTACAATACCTCTCTGACCTCGTTTGGAAGAGGTGGATAAAAGAGTACTTACCTCTATATCAAGAAAGGCAAAAGTGGACCAAGGAAAGACGTAATTTTCAACCAGGTGACATTGTTCTCATTGCAGACACTGTGGCCCCTCGCGATTCTTGGATGCTCGGAAAAGTGCTGGAAATGTTCCCAGATCAAAAGGGTTtagttataataatttaataataatagtttgtAATAACAAGACCAGTCTTTTAATAGAAACGTAAGACAATAATGTTCGGAGAACTCATGAATGCATAAAATAGAAttgcttgcttatttattttgttgggttatttattgaaaaaaaaggtgttgaagatattgaatattaaatatgaatgattttagtattttgatgtatttgtttttgtaactcATGGCTCTTTATGTAAATACAGTATGTTAattgaattgtttatttttctccCAGTCATAAACAATTAGGGGCTGGTGTGTAGGAGCCATTTTTTggttgtaattttatttcacaccACTAGAGGGTGCATAATGTATTTATGCTCTCAAGTCAACTCAGAGGTGTGCACAGAAGAAGGTCAAACAAACTTTTTTGACCATGATGGACAaacatgaggaaaaaaattaaaccaaGATTAAACCGTTTTGCTCCTATAGTGTGTGGTGTGATATTTAggattcattttaatgattagtattattagtattatgaAAGTATTattactcatttataaatcactcaatggtcTAGGATTTCAATACATTGCAGaaatgctcactgaatataaactaACAGatcactcagatcattaggatcaagAAACACCAAGGGTTCACTCAAAACAAGGgcagtctgcttttagctattatgccgcccgcagtaggattcagcttccagaagagatcagatgtgctaaaacattagccatatttaaatatagacTTAACACATCTGTTGAGCTGTGCATTTACTGAATAAGCACTGAGCTACATCCAAatgattgcactgtattttatgtatcctcattttttattattattctcagatgtttacttcattttaaatattttctttaatcattttaaaatttttattatttgcttttattgtgattatttgtATGATCATTTTAATcctttttatgtaaagcactttgaattatcattgtgtatgaaatgtgctgtaTAAAATCTTATTAAAATTAACCCCATACTGCCttaattgcaaaagaaaaacaaacaagcattttaCCTTTGTTTTTATGAGCAAACACAGCTATCAGTATTCCAGCAATCACACCGAGcacaacaaaaactgaaatcacGGTGACTGATGTCCTCCAAGAATTAAACATGTTCCCTGTAACACAAAACAGCAATTAAGCTCATTGTGCAAATCAAATTATTTTGATGagatgattaaaaataatgttcagttctGAATGGTACAtagacagtaaaatgttttagcttaacttaacttaataaACTAAGCTGATAATAATTAAATCCTTTTACTTCATCAAATATACCACGAGAAGATGACAAAACATTACAGGAAGAAAAGTGTCAGTAGTTACTTGTGGTGATTATCAGTGTCTCCAGCATGTGATGCTTCAGTCTGAATCTGCAGTGAATCTTGCTGTCTCTCTCATATACAGTTACGGTGTGTTTCACACTGAATCCgtctgtgtttctgtgtttcTCTGTTGTTTCTGAACTCAGACGGACTCCTTCACTGTTCAGCCACTCAAGATCAGGTTCAGGGTTCCAACCTTCAGATTCACACTGTAGATGAAGCCCTCCTGAATGATCAAACCCATCTACAGTGATCACCGGAGGACGCCCTACAGCTACAGATAAACAAGAAGGATGTTCTGTTGTTGTTCTGACTTTAAGTTAGTTAGAGCAtgttaaggctggaatacaccaCACAACTTTTGCCCTGATTTACAGTCCGAACACTGACGCTAGCTGCTGacagtcagagccagtctgcagattagAGTTGACAGATTTCATAGAAAATCAAAATTCAGACTTTGATTCcatccagtcggaggatatcagatatgtttgatattttcagccgattttagaactcatattgttttcatttattacacgtctcctagcaacaaggtgCATGTTTCTGCGTGAGTTTCTTGTGATCCTCAGTCATTCAGTGTATGATGGACAGCTTTCTTTTTTGACTCTTTACAATGTCGATAAGTGTATGATGTCAATCTGATTCAGATTTGaagttgtgtagtgtattccagacTTTAGTTTTGAATGGTTTTCTCACCTTCAACACTGACATTAACAGTGGCGTCATCAGACCAGGATCTGGACTGAATAAAACACTTATAAAGTCCTTCATCAGAGACTCGGACTGATGAGAGTTTGAGTGATGCATCTCCTCTCTGTAGTTCTTGATGGATCAGTTCTGTTCTCTCTCTGTAGGACTGAATCTGATCTGTGTTTTTGTCTACATGATCCTCATAGAGATGCACTAGTTGTGAGTCTCTCAGATCAAGTCTAAACCACTCCACTCTCATGTCCACAACACTGATGCTGGGTTTGACTGAACAGGGCAGAATCACATCTTCACCAGCTACAGCAAGCACAGGACCTGCAGCTCCCACGACTTCATACTGCTCTGTAGAAGAGAAAGAAAGGTCTAATTAAAAGTGAACCTCCTGTCAGTTGAACTGTCACCCTTCAGCAGGGCAAGGGCTACAGCGTTCCCATGTAAAGCAGTAACTGTCCTTCTCCACACAGCTCTGCATCTGAACATGTCTGCTTAAAAACACTGATTGTGTGcatttttctctgttttattaaatattattgcatGGCTCTTTGTAAATTCTAAGTTTATTCTAATTAGTCAATGCTTCTGAACAATGACAGTTGTCTATGACAATGTTAAATAACTGACCATTCATCCAGGAGACCTACAGTTTCTGTTCTGcggttaataaaataagtagcCATGCAATAAATGGCATAATGTGAcattatgtaatgtaatattacaGTGAGTCAGTCATTATCACATAAACTATGAATTAAACTATAATTAGACCTATGAATATAGTTCAGCTGGACGATGAATCGACATGAACACACACTTCAGCTCTTTATATGGGTGTGAATAATTACCTGATCTTGAATCTGTAATTCCACTAATAATCAGCAAAGTCAAACAAATGAGCTTCATCTCTAAAGGACACAGATGCTAAAatgaaagaagaagaaaaaagtataataaacaGTCATCTCGTGTGCTAACATGCATGTGTTGGCTCTGAATACTTGCACATTTACACTTATGGGATGAATACAACAATTTACATACAGATCTAGAGTCAGTTGGTTAAATTAGTCCAGACAAAGCAGGACCAAATGTACAATGTGTATCTACATGTAGTATTATTTGACttgatcctttttttttaagtgtttatatAGTTTAGTATCACTTAAAGACCTACCAGTTAAACGCATCTGATCTCAAGTCACACTCACGATAGACACACAGTTGTTCAGGTAAATGTGTTTCTCGACTTACCTTCGACTGAACATTGATGCATTCACAAGAGTCTCTGAATAAATTATTGATATGATTATTAACTAAAAGTTGATACGCCAGTACGTAAAGATCAAAAAGAGATTATTCCTGTCTCAGTTTTACTTTCATTTAACTAAACGATCCACCTGAAGACTCGCCCTCCACAACACTATCTGATCATAATCCAGCTGCTGGAATCATTCTCTGTTTACAGAGGTGTGTCTTATTCTGGCTTTGATTGCAGGACTTGTAGTTTATAACTGATCTTTGCGGAGCGCTGTGACTTTGTTTAGCAACGATTTAAAGGACGCTAATAGATTTCTCCTCTCTCTGTCTTAAATTGCTATGTAGCCTAGAATTTGTGGATCCACACAAGACAGACTTATAACAGTCAGTTTTATTGACAGTGAATCACAGTCTATTTACAGTCCACCAAAGTGATATCCGtagaaatagacaaaaataGGGAAAAGGAAggaatatttacaaaaaaacaaacaaaaaattatatatatatatatatatactatattgcCAAatgtattgggtcacccccttctaatgaacaggtttgactactttagtaatgtccatgagtacaaatcttaatgtttaagcatataatgatattctagggaattgtgtgcttctaattttaaagcaacagtttggacaggacccttttctattctaacatgacaatgcctctgtgtataagacaaggttcaaaaagacatgattgattgagtcagtgtggaagaacttgagtggtctgcagaaagccgagtcctaatccaagctgaacacctctggtgtgattttaaatgcagatcttgagccaaaaactcatcactAAACACCAATACATATACTATATGGACAGACGTATTGGGAcgcccccttctttagaacagaaaaagcacttccaaaactgtggcaacgaagatggaaacataattcatgtatttaaaaattgtatttccatctctgttgcaacagttttggaagtgtctaaaatgactgaacccatatctgcatttaaagtcacaccagaggtgttcagcttggattaggacttggctttctgcagaccagtcaagttcttccacactgactcaatcaatcatttatttttgaaccttgccgtatacacagaggcattgtcatgttagaatagaaaagggtcctgtccaaactgttgctttaaaattaggaGCAAAcgattccctagaatatcattatatgcttaaacattaagatttgtactcatggaaatcactaaagtagtcaaatctgttcattagaagggggtgacccaatacttttggtaatatagtatatatatatatatatacacacacacacacacacacacacaacacagcaCTTTGCTGTTAAACCCTTACACAAAAAGGTACTACACACAATACATTTGCAAAGGTTGCCTCCAACTACAAGCCACCCCGAACAGATATGCAGGTTTGTCTTTTAATCCGGATGCCCCGCCCACATGGACTCTACTATGTATTCCCAAGGGTGAGTACTAACACGATGCACTTACATAAACAACAATATACATATCAATCATATAATTTTCAGTATTATAACAGATATACATGACCATAAATATTCATCATATTGCACaatatgtgttttattcattgtcATTCCAGTTATCTTGGGTTTTGTATTCCCAACTCtcccccaaaacaagcaacatttAGGACGGTCCAGTAGGTGCAACGTGTGAATTCAGTGACTTCTGGCTTTCTAGCGGTTAAGGCAAGAAGGGATACGTATGGTGCTACTGGGCAAGCGCACATCAATACAGCGTAATTTTTGTCAaactgtacaacaataattactatttttaataattacagtATGATGAATGACGTCAAGTTGACCGATTCAAGATGGCGGCCGCATCTACATGCCTGGAGCGGTCGAATAGGGCGTCTATATATGTCTATGGCCACAACCCTTTCTAGCCCGCTACCAGAGCAGTGTTGCCAGACGTACGATAATTATCgtatttttatgataattttGACCTCTGTACGATCAGTAATGAAAAAAATCCCAAAATGTACGATAATTTCAGAATTTTGTGACACTTCAAATGATGGTAGTTGTAGGCATAGGGCTTCTATACTCACACATGAAATCGGCTCATTACAGACACTCGTGCACACCTCATCCCAGCCAACATGTCCACATGGGATTTATCTGGGCTATATGGGCGTCAACTGGGCATGGGTTCAGAGTGGGCTCTTTGATGGGCTGAATGTGGGCCCCAGCTTGGATAAAACTGTGGGCCCCAGTTAGGTTGcccattattgtttatttgtgggTCCATATGGGCCACATTTGGGCTATATTACAGTTAGCTGGTTTCCGTGTTATCTGGTGACCAACTTCCTGGTTCAGGTCTCCGCTCCAGATGTGATGGAACGACTGCAGCAGATTCACCGATTCTGAAAGCACAAGCTGACGTGATATTAAACTGTCTAATAAACGCACACTTGCTCATTACATGATTTTGGTATTCTTGTAAAGATTACAACCCAGACAGCAGTTGACTCTGTGCCGG is a window from the Onychostoma macrolepis isolate SWU-2019 chromosome 03, ASM1243209v1, whole genome shotgun sequence genome containing:
- the LOC131536168 gene encoding butyrophilin subfamily 1 member A1-like, whose product is MKLICLTLLIISGITDSRSEQYEVVGAAGPVLAVAGEDVILPCSVKPSISVVDMRVEWFRLDLRDSQLVHLYEDHVDKNTDQIQSYRERTELIHQELQRGDASLKLSSVRVSDEGLYKCFIQSRSWSDDATVNVSVEAVGRPPVITVDGFDHSGGLHLQCESEGWNPEPDLEWLNSEGVRLSSETTEKHRNTDGFSVKHTVTVYERDSKIHCRFRLKHHMLETLIITTRNMFNSWRTSVTVISVFVVLGVIAGILIAVFAHKNKEHIQLQKEKRRIQQERDQLLQSLKTIIPKALTHLRTHTVNVILDADTAHPRLIVSRDGKQVRDGNTQTGVHRGKDRFDEYLGVLGKEGFSSGCFYFEVQVTGQTEWHLGVARESVDRKSWESLRPERGYWIVGRRYERYRARGSSDYSLSLRVDPERIGVFVDYEKGLVFFYDVKSSSHIYTYTNQSFNEKLYPFVSLGYQWNTNSTPLIICDDY